GATGAAGAAGGTCGTGGATTCATCGGTCAACTTGCCGCGGCTGGAACAGACCTTTCGATCTTCAAACAGCCGGGTGAAGCTCCTGCTCTCGCCACCAACCAAATCCGCACGGAGCCGGAAGGCTTCATCATCGAAGATCCCTTGAGAAAGAGCTTCGATGTGGTGATCGATTCGCTGCCACGGCCCTCCGACGGGACCACGCAGGTGGTAAGGTGGGAGAGTGGTGACGGAAATATCAACGAGGTGCCGCTGAATACAGCCGTGGCGTCCTCCAAGTCCAATTCATCGCAAGGCCAGACTTCCGGTTACTCCGGCCCTCCTCGCACCGTCGCGGGGACCTCGCAGTCCGCCAATTCGGCGACCTTGCAGGCGTCGGCGTCGTTGGACGTATTGCCCGTGGGGATTTCGAATACGATTGTCTTTTCGATTCCGAACAGCGGAGGCGTGACTTCGTTCCAGTTGATCGAAAAGCCGGTGGTTCCGAACGGGAAGCCCTTCAAGGTGATCGTGAAGGGCGGAAAGAATTGAGGGGAACCGCCTCAGATTGAAGCCAGTTCCCGGAACATGATGTGGGCGTCCACGTAGCCGAGTGTCTCGTGCCGGAATGCTCCAGGCGTGGTGCCGATGATGCGGAAGCCGTGCTTCTGCCAAAGGGACACGGCCGCGCTATTGGTGGAGACAACGATGTTGAATTGCATCGCGCGGAAGCCGAGGGCTGCTGCCTCTAACAGGGAGTGCCGACACATCAGGCCACCGATTCCTTTGCCGCGTGCGAAAGACGCGGTCATGTAGCTGGCATTCGCGACGTGGGAGCCACGGCCCGGCTGATTCGCTTTCACGATGTAGCTGCCGAGGACCTTGCCGTCTTCGATGGCCACGTAGGGATGTGTTCCCCGGGCAAACCAATAGGCAAGGAATGCATCGCGGCTCGTGTCCGCTTCAAAGACGTAGGCATCCCCCGCCGCGATGACTTCGTGGAAGATCTGCCAGATGGCATCGGTGTGATCCGGCGTGGCAGGAATGATCTGGATGCCTGCCTTCATGGATCACAGCACCCGGCACCAGAGTAGCTTCAGGTAGCGGGACTCGGGGTAGTTTGAGATCGTGGGGTGATCGGGGCCAGCACCGGTACGATCGAAAATCTGCAGGCGGCGGTTCTGGCGATGCGCGGCGGAGACGACGATTTTTTCGAACTCATCCGCAGAGAGCATGCCGGAGCAGGAGCAGGTGACGAAGAGGCCGCCGGGCTTCACCATCTTCATGGCGAGCGTATTCAGATCGTGATACTTGTTGTGGCCGATGCGGTCCTCGCGGTTGTGGATGAACTTCGGCGGGTCCGCGATCACGAGGTCCCACTGGCGGCCGTTCTCGATCATGGTGCGCGACCAAGTGAAGGCGTCAGCATGGGTGAACTTGATCCGCTGCTGGTTCAGGTTCGCGTTTCGCTTCGCCATCTCGACGGCGTTTTCATCCAGGTCCACGGCGGTGACGTCGGCGGCTCCGGCGAGTGAGGCGCTGACCGAGAAACCTCCGGTGTAACAGCAGAGGTCGAGGACGCTGCGGTCCTTTGCCAAGGATGCGAAGGTCTTCCGGTTTTCGCGCTGGTCACAGAAGAAGCCGGTCTTGTGTCCGCCGGAGGGATCGATCTCGAAGGTCACGCCGTGCTCGCGGATTTTCAGCGGGCGAAGTTTTTCGGAAAGCGGGTGGGTGAGGGAGGGGATGCCCTCGATCCGGGCGAGATCCGGGTCGACGCGGACGTGGACCTTTTCGGTGCCGAAGGCTTCGTGAATCGCGGGGATCCAGTCGTCGAGCCGTTGGAAGGCGGCGAGGTTCGTCACTTCGAGCGACATCACCTTGCCGAACTTGTCGGCGACGAGGCCGGGAAGCTGGTCGGCATCGGCGTGAATGGCGCGATAGGCCTCGGTGGTCTCGTCCAGCTTCATGACCTCCCGGCGGAGGGAAGCGGCGCGCTGGATGGCACCGATGAAGAAATCTTCGCCCACCACATCGCCGCCGTGGTCGAAAATGCGGAGCGGCATGCCCGCCTTGGGATTCCAGAAACCGCTGCCGAAGGGCTTGCCCTCCTTATCGAGTACCTGAACCAGCGAACCGGGCGAGGCATCGCGGGTGACCTCCCCGATCATGCGGGGCCAGATCGCGGGGTGGTAGCTGAAGTATTTGAGGCGGACGGTCGGCACGGGGGCAGCGTGGGACGCGCCGGAGGGAAAGTGCAATAGCGAAGCTTCTCCGGGATCAGCGCAGGCTGACGGCAATTTCGTCCGCGAGGCGACCCAGCAGGCGGCTCTCCGCCTCCGCCATGCCTTCGAAACCGTCGTTCGTGAGATCCTCGGTGCCAGACCAGGATTTCGAGGAAATCATGCGGCGGTCCGGCAGGGAATAGACCCGCCAAGCGGCATCAATCACCGCATCCCCATCCGCGGTCGCGTGGAGTTGGCGGATATCCAGGGACACCTGATAGCGGAGTTCTCCATCGCTACCCCATGGATAAACGCGGACATTTCCGGTGCCGAGCTTGCGGCCCAGATTGCTGGCGGTCACGCGGGCGATATTTTCCTCCAGATCTCCGGCCCAGCGGTGGTTCTCCGAGACGGACATGCGGGTGCCGCTTTCCTGGAAGACTAGATTCGGGCGGTCCAGATAGCCGGCGATCGAGATCGGTCCGACGCCCACGCCCATGCCGCCGCCGGAAGGGGCCGGGCCTTCGGCGTTCAGCACGTAGAAGGACTTCGGCTCCGCGCAGGAAGCGAGGATCAGGGCGAGGAGAAGGTAGGGGCGCATGAGAGGGTGGGAATTCAGCGGTCGTTATTTCTTCTTCGCCTTTGGCTGGGCATTGCCCGAGCTGTCGCGGCCGAAGAGCAGGGAATTCGGTTTTTCCTCGATGGAATCGGAGAGGGTCTTGAAGGCGCGCAGGGCGGCGCGGAGTTCATCGAGAGTGCGAGCGAGGTCGCCTTGCATCGCGCCGTTCGGACCGAGGCTTTCGACGGAACCGCGGACTTCTTTGAGCGTCGCTTCGAGCTCGGCGGTGAGGTTCTGGGTTTCATCGCGGGCGAGGAGCTTCTTCGCTTGGGCGAGAGCTGCCTCGGCTTCATCGATGGCTCCGCGGGCGTCCTTGACGGTGATCGCGATCTCGTCGGCGGCGTTGCCAAACTTGTCGAGGGTCTCCTCAAGCGGGAGGCGCTCCAGCTTGGCAAGGATCGAGTTGATCTTGTCCTCAAGCTGGGCGAGTCCGGAGGACTGGGTAGGAATCACGTCGAATTCTCCCGACTTGGTGAGCGTCGCGGGCGGGGCATTCGGGACGAAATCGAGGGCGACAAAGAGAGCCCCTGTTAGAAGCGAGCCAGTGCTGAGGGAGGCGCGCAGGCCGCGGCGCACGCCTTCAGCGAGGACGTCCTGGCTTTGGTCGACATTCTCCACCGCCTTCTTCAGGACGTCGGAATCGATCTCGATCAGGACGGGCACCCGGGAGTCCCCGGAGGGCGAGTTCTCGAAGCTGATATCGGTCACCCGGCCCAAGGGGATGCCGCGGAATTCCACCGGCGCTCCGACCGTCAGCCCGCGCACGGATTGGTCGAAGAAGAGCAGGCAGCGGCGATCCGGCACGAAGATGGATTTCTGCGCGGCGTCTTCATCCGGATAGAGGGGGAAGACGAGGCCGTCATTGACGGCGGCGCCTGCCACGCCACCCTTTGGCACGGAGAAGGACGCGCCGCCGGAAAGCATGGCTTGGAAGGAAGGAGTGCTCAGCTTGAAGCCATCGGCACCGGCGGTGACGTCGATACCGCTGGTATTCCAGAAGCAAGTGCCCTCACGGACGAGATCCGAGTAGGTATCCTGAATGAAGACGTCGAAGCGGACGCGGCGGTTGTCGACATCCAGCGTGCGGCGTTCGACGCGGCCGACCTCGTAGCCACGATAGTAGATCGGCGAGCCTGCGGTGAGAGAGCCGGCATCTTCCGCGACGAGCGTGAGGCGCAGGCCGGGGACGTTGGCACTGGTGACGGGCGGTTCTTCGAGGCCATCGTAATGATGGACCGGCGGCGGGCCGTCGCCGGGCTCCAACTCGATGTAGGCACCGGTGATGAGGGTGCCGAGGCCGGAGATGGTGGAAGCGGAGACGCGAGGTTTTACGACCCAGAAGCGGCTGCCGCGACGCAGCAGGTCCTCGGACTCGGGATCGATGCGGACTTCCGCGACAACGGACTGGAGGTCGTCCGCGAGTTCGATTTTTTCGACGATGCCGACGCGCACCGAGCGGCAGCGGACTTCGGTCTTGCCAGCCTCGATGCTCTCCGCGGTGGAGAACCGCACGTAGGCCAGCGGGCCCTTGTCGTGGTAGTGTTTCCACACCAGCCATCCGGCGAGGACCAGGGCCACGAAGGGGACCACCCACACGCTGCTCCAGCGGCGGCGGTGGCGCACGACGGCGCGCGGTTCATGGGGGTTCTCGTGTTCTTCAGTCATTTCGGGTGGGAGGGGCTTCAGCAGTGTGTTCGACGTAGCGGTCCCAAAGGAGGCGCGGGTCGAAGCTCATGGCCGCGAACATGGTCAGAACCACGACGGCTGCAAATGAAAGGATCGCGGGGCCGGGCGTGACAGTGGATATCACGCCGAGCTGCACCAGGCAAACGAGCACCGCCACGACAAAGACATCCACCATCGACCAGCGGCCGACGAATTCAGTGATGTGATAGAGGCGGGACAGATTTTTCGGAGAGGCGGTGGTCAGGCCGGAGCCTGCGAGGCAGAGCCAGACGAGCGCGATCATTTTCAGGATCGGGATCATGATGCTGGCAGAGAAGATGATGCCCGCCACCAGGTAGTCGCCCTTCTTCCAGAAATTGAAGACGCCGGAGAGGATGGTGTCGCTGCTGTTTCCCGCGAGCCCGCTGACATTCATGATCGGGAGCAGATTGGCGGGAAAATAGAAGGCCGTCGCAGCGATGAGATAGCACCAGGTGCGCTCGAGGCTGTGGGGCTTTCGCAGGTGGAGCTTCGAGTGGCAGCGCGGGCAATGCACATCCGTCACGGGGCTGACCCTCCCGCACATGTGGCAGGAGGCCAGGCCTTCAGCGGCGGCGGTGCGGATTTGTTCCATCAGGATTTCTTATCGTGCAGGGCGATTTCGAGGCGGTCCCAAAGCTCCAAGCGATCAATGCCGGCCATGGCGTAGGCGGTGCAGAAGACGAGGCCGACGAGGGCCCAGAAGCCGGTGCCAAGGTGGACATCGCCCACCGCTCCAAGTTTCAAGAGGCTCACGAGGATCCCGACGAGGAAGACTTCAAGCATGCTCCATGGTTCAGAGAGCAGGAAGAGGCGGGTCACGGAAAGCGCGCCGGGGAATGCTTTTCCGAAGCGAAGAGGGGCGGCCACATAGAAGAGCCCGCCCATCAACGTGAGCGGTGCGACGACAGTGAAGAGCAGCGCGACGATGCCGATGAGAGCGTTTCCTTCATGGAACAAGGCGTCCGCGGCTTCCACGATGGTGAGCTCTTTCCGCATGCCGCCGGAGTCCACCGTGATGGAGGGGAAGACGTGGGCTAGGATCATGAAGATCAGCGCCGCGGAGGAGAAGGCCGTCGCCCGTGCCAGCGAGCGGGGACGATTCTGATAGAGCATCTCCCCGCAGCGGATGCAGTAGGCGGCGTCTCCCTCCAGCAGGCGCGGGGCTTCCTGCAGGGCATCGCAGAAATGACAACTCACCCGGATCGGCTCGTCGCTGAGACGAGGCCATGAGAGTCCGGGGAGAGTTCGCTTCATGAGGATCGGTAGGGCCGGTTAGAGCGGGCGGGCGTAGGTGCCGCAGCGGTTTAGCCAGCCTTCTCGCCACTTCGCTTCACCGCGGGCGGGCGGGGAGTTGTCGATGCGGCGGTTCAGCATGCGCTTGGCACTGGCGGAGAATTCGGCGGCGGCGGCCTGGCCGGCGGGCACGTCTTTCATGCTGCCCAATACCTGGAGCAAGCCCCAACCCTTGCCGTTGTAGGTTTCGGAGGCTTGGGTGCCATCGCCCTTGAAGTTCACGTAGTCGATCAGCGCGTACATGCCGTTCGGGGTGGAGGCCACCTTGTTATAGTTCGACTGCAGGCGGCCGCGGTCGCTGGCGGGAGCGGCGGCGAGGACCTTTGGGAGAGCGGCGCGGGAACGGGCGATGATGAAATCGGTCTGCAGGGTAACATTTGCGGCGAGCCACTGGCGCAGTTCGCTCAGGCGGGCTCCGCGGAATTCCTTCTGGAAGGCCGCCTTGTTCGGCCATGGGGCGTGGCGCTCCATCGCCACGGAGGGCGGCTGGGCACCGCGCTGGCGGGCGAAGGTGATGAATTGGGGCCAGCTTTCCTCGAAGCGGCCATTGAATCCGGCCGGATACCAAATGAAGTGCCCGATACCGAGGGAGGGAAATTCCTCGCCGCCGTTCCACGCGGTCAGGCCATCGACGGTGCCGCCGGACTCATTCTGCCAGATCTTCTTGCCGATCGCGGCCTTCTGGCCGGCGCTGAGATTGGTGGCAGCTGCCGCCGGGGCGGTGCCTTGGCCAGGCAGGGAAACCGGCCCGCAGGCGGCGAGAAGGAGACTGGCTAGGAGGGCATAGCGGAAAGTTTGCACAGGCGGTATTTCCGCGAGTTTCCCTTCATTCGCAAGCCGGAGTATGACGGAGTCGGTGCGGAAGGGCTTGTTAGGGGCGGAGCGGCCGTCCTCCTCCGGCAAGTGGTGTGTTGGTGGCGGAGTGTCTTTCGGCCTGCCCGTTATGCCTGTTAAAACAGGGAAATTAACAGGCGGGATTTCGTCGGGGATGGGAATCTGTGGGGCCGGGTTGCGAGGATGATGGGGATTGCATGGGCGAAGTGCTACCTTAGATCGCGAAGAGTGTTCTACTGCCAGGCAAGGTGGTGTCGCGAGCTGAGGTGACGCGTGGCCATAAAAAATGGTCCGCACAATTCAGTGCGGACCATTGTTCTAATTGTTCTAAAAGTCGGTCTCAGGCCACGCCCATCGCTTCCAGCAGGATGGAACGGACTTCCTCGTTTTTCATGAAGCCGGGGAAGAGATAGCTGCCTGGGCCGTAGGCGCAGAATTCAACGAGCTCGCCGGTGTGGTTGCCGCTGGTCCAAGCGATGCCGTGGTAGCGGGCGAAGAGCTTGGCTAGCTCGCCGGTTTTCAGGCCTTGGGCTTGCTTGATCTCGTCTTTGCTAAGTTCGATGCCGGTGCGCTCGCGGAGGTAGTCGATGAGCGGCGGGCCGCTGAGCTTGGCTCCGGAATTACCCATCCATTCGAAGGACCGCTTGAAGCCGGCGATCTTTTTGAAGGCGGCGGTGGTGCCGTTGTAGATCCCCGGGGCCATGCCTTGGTTGGGATCGGCATTCACGCCGTTGAGCTGGATGCCACCGCAGCCGTGGTCTGTGGTGATGACGACCAGAACATCCCCTTGGGCGGCGGCGTAGGCGACCATGGCGCCGACCGCGTCGTCGAAGGCGAGCTGCTCGCGGATGCTGCCGGCGGCGTCATTCGCGTGGCCGCAGTGGTCGATGCGGGCGCCTTCCACCATGAGGAACCATTGGTCCTTTGCCAGCGAGTCGAGCCGCTTCACGGCCACCTCGGCCATTTCGGCGAGGGTGGGGATGCTCTCTTGGAGGTCCTGCTTTGCCTCGCGGTCGATGGTGAGCGGGATGTAGCCGGAGGAGAAGACGCCGAGGACCGGCTTCTTGTCGTCTGCTTTCAGGGACAGAAGATCCTTCCGGTTCTTCGCGATGTCGTAGCCGCTGTCGGAGAATTTCTTCAGCAGGTCTTCGGGGAAAAATTTCTGGCCGCCGCCGAGCAGGACTTCGACGCCACGCTCCTGATACTGGCGGGCGATTTCGCCTTCGTCACCGCGGCTGTCGACGTTTGCGGCGA
This portion of the Luteolibacter luteus genome encodes:
- a CDS encoding GNAT family N-acetyltransferase, producing MKAGIQIIPATPDHTDAIWQIFHEVIAAGDAYVFEADTSRDAFLAYWFARGTHPYVAIEDGKVLGSYIVKANQPGRGSHVANASYMTASFARGKGIGGLMCRHSLLEAAALGFRAMQFNIVVSTNSAAVSLWQKHGFRIIGTTPGAFRHETLGYVDAHIMFRELASI
- a CDS encoding class I SAM-dependent rRNA methyltransferase is translated as MPTVRLKYFSYHPAIWPRMIGEVTRDASPGSLVQVLDKEGKPFGSGFWNPKAGMPLRIFDHGGDVVGEDFFIGAIQRAASLRREVMKLDETTEAYRAIHADADQLPGLVADKFGKVMSLEVTNLAAFQRLDDWIPAIHEAFGTEKVHVRVDPDLARIEGIPSLTHPLSEKLRPLKIREHGVTFEIDPSGGHKTGFFCDQRENRKTFASLAKDRSVLDLCCYTGGFSVSASLAGAADVTAVDLDENAVEMAKRNANLNQQRIKFTHADAFTWSRTMIENGRQWDLVIADPPKFIHNREDRIGHNKYHDLNTLAMKMVKPGGLFVTCSCSGMLSADEFEKIVVSAAHRQNRRLQIFDRTGAGPDHPTISNYPESRYLKLLWCRVL
- a CDS encoding PqiC family protein, whose protein sequence is MRPYLLLALILASCAEPKSFYVLNAEGPAPSGGGMGVGVGPISIAGYLDRPNLVFQESGTRMSVSENHRWAGDLEENIARVTASNLGRKLGTGNVRVYPWGSDGELRYQVSLDIRQLHATADGDAVIDAAWRVYSLPDRRMISSKSWSGTEDLTNDGFEGMAEAESRLLGRLADEIAVSLR
- the pqiB gene encoding intermembrane transport protein PqiB is translated as MTEEHENPHEPRAVVRHRRRWSSVWVVPFVALVLAGWLVWKHYHDKGPLAYVRFSTAESIEAGKTEVRCRSVRVGIVEKIELADDLQSVVAEVRIDPESEDLLRRGSRFWVVKPRVSASTISGLGTLITGAYIELEPGDGPPPVHHYDGLEEPPVTSANVPGLRLTLVAEDAGSLTAGSPIYYRGYEVGRVERRTLDVDNRRVRFDVFIQDTYSDLVREGTCFWNTSGIDVTAGADGFKLSTPSFQAMLSGGASFSVPKGGVAGAAVNDGLVFPLYPDEDAAQKSIFVPDRRCLLFFDQSVRGLTVGAPVEFRGIPLGRVTDISFENSPSGDSRVPVLIEIDSDVLKKAVENVDQSQDVLAEGVRRGLRASLSTGSLLTGALFVALDFVPNAPPATLTKSGEFDVIPTQSSGLAQLEDKINSILAKLERLPLEETLDKFGNAADEIAITVKDARGAIDEAEAALAQAKKLLARDETQNLTAELEATLKEVRGSVESLGPNGAMQGDLARTLDELRAALRAFKTLSDSIEEKPNSLLFGRDSSGNAQPKAKKK
- a CDS encoding paraquat-inducible protein A; the protein is MEQIRTAAAEGLASCHMCGRVSPVTDVHCPRCHSKLHLRKPHSLERTWCYLIAATAFYFPANLLPIMNVSGLAGNSSDTILSGVFNFWKKGDYLVAGIIFSASIMIPILKMIALVWLCLAGSGLTTASPKNLSRLYHITEFVGRWSMVDVFVVAVLVCLVQLGVISTVTPGPAILSFAAVVVLTMFAAMSFDPRLLWDRYVEHTAEAPPTRND
- a CDS encoding paraquat-inducible protein A, coding for MKRTLPGLSWPRLSDEPIRVSCHFCDALQEAPRLLEGDAAYCIRCGEMLYQNRPRSLARATAFSSAALIFMILAHVFPSITVDSGGMRKELTIVEAADALFHEGNALIGIVALLFTVVAPLTLMGGLFYVAAPLRFGKAFPGALSVTRLFLLSEPWSMLEVFLVGILVSLLKLGAVGDVHLGTGFWALVGLVFCTAYAMAGIDRLELWDRLEIALHDKKS
- a CDS encoding alkaline phosphatase, giving the protein MSSAPASTSRRDFLKAASITSALFGGSAAPLLAQETRKSSENKGLPKKIIFMVSDGMNHGALSLAQHSRSIFEGKQTNWASLYRERPVVRSLVETFSANSVVTDSAAAASAWGGGRRVNNGSINVDPADGRPVEAIQSLLKKKGIPLGLVSTATITHATPAGFAANVDSRGDEGEIARQYQERGVEVLLGGGQKFFPEDLLKKFSDSGYDIAKNRKDLLSLKADDKKPVLGVFSSGYIPLTIDREAKQDLQESIPTLAEMAEVAVKRLDSLAKDQWFLMVEGARIDHCGHANDAAGSIREQLAFDDAVGAMVAYAAAQGDVLVVITTDHGCGGIQLNGVNADPNQGMAPGIYNGTTAAFKKIAGFKRSFEWMGNSGAKLSGPPLIDYLRERTGIELSKDEIKQAQGLKTGELAKLFARYHGIAWTSGNHTGELVEFCAYGPGSYLFPGFMKNEEVRSILLEAMGVA